Within Paenibacillus sabinae T27, the genomic segment GTTATCCTGGCTTGTCCTTGCGGTTCTTCTGATTGGATACTTCGCCAGTGAATTCCTGAACATTCCGGTTTCCCTGGTAGCCGGGATCATCGCGATCTTTTTCCTGCTCATGGGAAGAAGGAGTCATTACGTACCGACAAAGGAAGTGGTCAAAGGGGCGCCTTGGGCGATCGTATTCTTCTCTATCGGGATGTATGTCGTGGTATACGGCCTTCGAAATGCCGGGCTCACAAATGTCCTGGCCGATGTGATTCAAGGCGCTGCCGATCAAGGTCTGTTCGTCGCGGCGATGGGGATGGGTTTTATTGCAGCGATCCTTTCATCCATTATGAATAATATGCCTACGGTTATGATTGATGCGCTTGCCATCGATGCAACACACACGACAGGAATCATTAAAGATGCCTTGGTTTACGCTAACGTCATTGGTTCGGATTTAGGACCGAAGATCACACCGATTGGTTCGCTGGCCACCCTGCTCTGGCTGCACGTTCTTTCGACCAAAGGGGTGAAGATATCATGGGGAACCTACTTTAAGACAGGGATCATTTTGACGATTCCAACACTATTCATTACCCTCTTGGGACTTTATATTTGGCTAACCATTCTTTAATTTAAAGGAGACGATGATCAATGGAGAAGAAAACGATTTACTTTTTGTGTACAGGGAACTCCTGCAGGAGCCAAATGGCGGAAGGTTGGGCAAAAAAGTACCTCAGTGATGGCTGGAATATTTACAGCGCGGGTATTGAAGCCCATGGTCTTAATCCCAAAGCTGTACAAGCCATGAGCGAAGTGGGCATTGATATCTCGGGACAAACCTCCGATATTATTGATCCAGAGCTGCTGAATAACGCTGACCTGGTCGTCACGCTATGCGGGGATGCCGCTGATAAATGCCCGATTACGCCCCCGAAGGTGAAACGTGAACACTGGGGATTTGACGACCCGGCCAAAGCGCAGGGTACCGAAGAAGAGAAATGGGCGGTGTTCCAGCGGGTCCGTGATCAGGTTGGAGCACGCATTAAACAATTTGCCGAAACCGGCGAATAATGAATAATCAGGCCGGGAGAGATCCCGGCTTCTTTTTCAAAGAAGGGAGAATTGGGTTTATGAAGTCTATAGAGATCTTTGATCCGGCTATGTGCTGCTCCACAGGAGTATGCGGCCCTGTTGTTGACCCGGAATTAATCCGCATCTCAGCGGTGGTCCATAATTTGAAGAAGAAAGAATTTAACGTGTCCCGATACAATTTGACCAGTGAGCCGGATGCGTTTGTAGCCAATAATATGATAAAGCAATTGCTTACTGACGAAGGACCGGATGTATTGCCCGTTATTTTATTAGATGGACAATTGGTTAAGAAGCAAAGCTATCCTTCTAATGAAGAACTGGAAGAATGGACAGGAATCCCAGCGTCTGAACTTATACAGAAACCGAAGGTGCGTATCGAGTTGAAGTTGAAATCAAGATAAGGGAAGGAAGGATCAACATGTCCACCCGGTTTGATCCATTAGCCATCCTGCGCACTCCATATCTGTTCTTTACAGGTAAAGGAGGGGTAGGTAAAACATCAACGGCCTGTGCAGCGGCGGTAGCGCTAGCCGACTCGGGTAAAAAGGTTCTGCTTGTAAGCACCGATCCCGCCTCCAACCTGCAGGATGCCTTTGGCTTGGAACTTTCCAATCTACCGATAGCAATTGAGGGAGTTCCAA encodes:
- the arsC gene encoding arsenate reductase (thioredoxin): MEKKTIYFLCTGNSCRSQMAEGWAKKYLSDGWNIYSAGIEAHGLNPKAVQAMSEVGIDISGQTSDIIDPELLNNADLVVTLCGDAADKCPITPPKVKREHWGFDDPAKAQGTEEEKWAVFQRVRDQVGARIKQFAETGE
- the arsD gene encoding arsenite efflux transporter metallochaperone ArsD, whose product is MKSIEIFDPAMCCSTGVCGPVVDPELIRISAVVHNLKKKEFNVSRYNLTSEPDAFVANNMIKQLLTDEGPDVLPVILLDGQLVKKQSYPSNEELEEWTGIPASELIQKPKVRIELKLKSR